The Pseudomonas sp. MH9.2 genomic interval GGAACGATTTTGCCCAGGAAATGATCACGTTGCGCCGAAAAAATGGTGATTATCAATCGGCTATTGCCGCCGGTCGAGGCAAGCGTCTGACCGACGAAATTCGCAGCGAATATGATCAGATCGTGGCGATCGAGCAGCAACTGCGCATCACTCGCAACGAAGACGTCACGCACACCACGATTCTCACAGTGACCTTGTATTTGATTTTTGTGGTGCTGATCAGCGGCTTCCTGGCCTACATAGGCCGGCGCGATATGTTTGCGTTATCAAAAAGTTACCTTGAGAACCTGAAGCTGCAAGAGAATAACGCTCAGCGCTTGCAACACGTGGCGTGGCTGCGCAACGGGCAAAGCGAGCTGGCAGAACAAGTGTTGGGGCAGCTGACATTGAACGTGCTGGGCCGCAATGTGTTGCAGTTTTTTGCCCAATACCTGGGCTCTGTCGTGGCCGCGATGTATGTCCGTCAGGAACATGGTGGCTTCACGCGTGTGGCATCTTACGGGTTTTCCCGCGAGCAGGAACAGCACGAGCAGTCGATCTACGGCGGCGAGGGCGTTATCGGTCAGGCTGCGCTGCAAGACAAGATCATCACCCTGGACGATGTGCCGGGTGATTACTTCAAAGTCAGCTCGGGTCTGGGCGATGGTTCGCCGCGTAGTGTCCTGATCGTGCCAACCAGCAATGACGACCAGGTCAATGGCGTGATCGAGTTGGGTTTTTTGCGGGCCTTGACCGAACGCGATGTCGAGTTTCTCGAGGTGATTTCCGACAACATCGGCACCTCGATTGAAGCGGCACGTTACCGCCAGCGCTTGCAGGACGTACTCGCCGGAACCCAGCAGCTCAATGAAGAACTGCAGGTGCAGCAGGAAGAGCTTAAAGCCGCTAACGAAGAGCTTGAACAACAGTCACACATCCTCAAGGAGTCTCAGTCCCATCTGGAAACCCAGCAGGCAGCTCTTGAGCAAACCAATGAGCAGTTAGCCGAACAGGGCCAAGCCCTGGCCGATCAGCGTGATGCGTTGGACCGCAACAACGAAGAGTTGAATATTGCGCAGGTTGAACTTGAAGCAAGAGCTGAAGAGCTGCAACGCTCCAGCAAATACAAGTCTGAATTCCTTGCCAATATGTCTCATGAGTTGCGAACGCCGCTTAACAGCTCACTGATTCTGGCGAAACTGCTGGCGGAAAACCCGACAGAGAACCTGACGGCCGAGCAGGTCAAATTCGCCGAGTCTATCTATTCGGCAGGCAACGATCTGCTGAACTTGATCAACGACATTCTCGACATCTCCAAGGTCGAAGCCGGCAAGCTCGACATGCGCCCGGAAACTACCAGTGTGGCGCGGTTGGTCGAAGGCCTGCGGGGTATGTTTCAACCCATGGCCGCAGACAAGAAACTCGACTTTCAAGTCGAATTACAGGCGGGCGCGCCAACGCTGCTGTTTACTGATCGCCAGCGCCTGGAGCAAGTACTGAAAAACCTGTTGTCCAACGCGATCAAGTTCACTGAGCGCGGCAGTGTCAGTTTGACCGTATCGCGGCAGCCGGGCGAGGGCATTACCTTCACCGTGCGCGACACTGGCATCGGCATCGCCGAAGAGCATCAGGAAAGCATTTTCGAGGCATTCCGCCAAGCCGACGGCACCACCAATCGGCGTTACGGTGGCACCGGCCTTGGGCTGTCGATTTCCCGCGATCTGGCCAAATTGCTGGGTGGCTCGATCTCCGTCACCAGTGCGCCAGAGCAGGGCAGCATTTTCACCTTGGTGGTGCCTGAGCAATACGTTGAGCAGGTCCAACTCGAATATGGCGAACAGCCGGTAGCGGTCGCAGCACCTGTCATGGTGATGCCACCGGTCATCCCCGTTGTAGTGAAGGTTCCGACACTGCCAGCTATTCCAGACTTTGCCGATGATCGCGACAAGGCACCGTTCAGTACCCGCTGCATGCTGGTGATCGAGGATGAGGTCAGTTTCGCGCAGATTCTTTACGATCTGGCTCACGAATTGGGTTATCAATGCCTGGTGGCCCATGCCGCTGACGAAGGGTTCAACCTGGCGGCACAGTTCATACCTGACGCGATCCTGCTGGACATGCGTCTACCGGATCACTCGGGTCTGACCGTGCTACAGCGCTTGAAAGAACTGGCGCCGACCCGACATATTCCGGTCCACGTGATCTCTGTAGAGGATCGCCAGGAAGCCGCGATGCACATGGGGGCCATCGGTTATGCAGTCAAGCCGACCACCCGTGAAGAATTGAAGGATGTTTTCGCCAAGCTCGAGGCCAAGCTGACCCAGAAGGTCAAGCGCATCCTGCTGGTGGAAGACGACGCCCTGCAACGCGACAGTATCGCGCGATTGATTGGCGACGATGACATCGAGATAACCGCCGTCGGGTTCGCTCAGGATGCGTTGGATCTGCTGCGGGATAACGTCTACGACTGCATGATCATCGACCTGAAACTGCCTGACATGCTTGGCAACGACCTGCTCAAGCGCATGTCCACCGACGACATCTGCTCGTTTCCGCCCGTGATCGTCTACACCGGGCGCAATCTGACCCGGGATGAAGAAGCCGAGCTGCTCAAGTATTCCCGCTCGATCATCATCAAAGGTGCGCGTTCGCCCGAGCGTTTGCTGGATGAGGTGACGCTGTTCCTGCACAAAGTCGAATCGAAACTGTCCAGCGAACGCCAGAAAATGCTCAGGACCGCCCGCAGTCGAGACAAGGTGTTTGAGGGCCGTAAAATCCTGGTGGTCGATGATGACGTGCGTAACATCTTCGCGCTGACCAGTGCCCTGGAGCACAAAGGCGCGGTCGTTGAAATCGCTCGTAATGGTCGAGAGGCCATCAACAAGCTTAATGATGTCGACGACATCGACCTGGTGTTGATGGATGTGATGATGCCCGAGATGGACGGCTACGAAGCGACCGTGGAAATTCGCAAGGATCCACGCTGGCGCAAGCTGCCGATTATCGCGGTGACGGCCAAAGCCATGAGAGACGATCAGGAGCGCTGCCTGCAGGCGGGCTCCAATGATTACCTGGCCAAGCCCATTGACCTTGACCGTTTGTTTTCGTTGATTCGCGTATGGCTGCCAAAAATGGAACGGTTCTGATTCATTGAACGTATCAGGCATTGAAGCCACTAAGTTGACTCCTGGAACCGAGTATCTGGATTTGTGCCATGTCGCTTGAGCGAAACACCGAAATTGAATTGCGTCTGTTAATGGAGGCGATTTACCTCAAATACAGTTACGACTTTCGTGATTACTCTGGAGCCTCGGTCAAGCGTCGGGTCAATCATGCGTTGCGCCAGTTCGATTGCAAGACCATCTCGGCGTTGCAGGAGCGCGTGCTACATGACCCATTAGCGTTCATGCAGCTCTTGCAGTTCCTGACTATCCCGGTCAGCGAAATGTTTCGCGATCCTGGGCATTTCCTGGCGATTCGTCAGGAGGTAGTGCCGCTGCTCAAAACATACCCTTCGATCAAGATCTGGATCGCCGGTTGCAGTACAGGGGAGGAGGTCTACTCCATGGCGATCCTGTTGCGCGAGGAGGGTCTGCTTGATCGAACCATCATCTACGCGACTGACATTAACCCCAGTTCGCTGGAGAAGGCGAAGATGGGCATATTCTCCCTGGAGAATATTCGTGCGTACACCGAGAACTATCAACGGGCGGGCGGGCAGCGGGCGTTTTCCGACTATTACACGGCGGCGTATGACCACGCTATTTTCGATAAGACCCTGCGCGAGAACGTCACGTTCGCCGATCACAGCCTGGCAACTGATAGTGTGTTTTCAGAAACCCAGTTAATTTCATGCCGTAACGTACTGATTTATTTTAATAAGAAACTTCAAGATCGGGCATTTGGGCTGTTTCACGATTCGCTCTGCCATCGGGGCTTTCTGGTACTGGGCAGCAAGGAAACACTCGATTTTTCCGCCTATAGCAAAAATTTTGAAACATTCGTCAAACAGGAGCGGATCTACCGTAAGTCATGAATACGACTGAACAATACCGCCACTTGCCCATTCGCGCGCTGCCTCTTGTCGATGCCATTGTCATCGGGGCGTCGGCTGGCGGCGTGGATGCCTTGATGAAGATTTTCTCTGCGTTGACGCCAGGCTTTGCTTTGCCAATTATCACGGTCTTGCATTTACTTGATGAGCGCCGCAGTCATTTGGCTGAAATTTTTCAGCGGCGCCTGCCTATCACGGTCAAAGAAGTCGATGACAAAGAGATAATTGTTCCTGGCACGTTGTATTTCGCCGCTCCCGGCTATCACGTGTCTGTGGAAGAAGATTTCAGCCTGTCACTGAGCCGGGAAGAGCGCATCTACCATTCACGTCCCAGCATCGACATCCTTTTTGAGTCGGCCGCTGATGCCTATGGACCTCGGCTGGCCGGGGTGTTACTGACCGGGGCCAATCAGGACGGTGCTCGAGGATTGGCTATGATCAAGCATCACGGCGGATTCACTGTGGTTCAAGATCCCCGGCTGGCTCATGCACCCACCATGCCCGAAGCAGCGTTGGCGTTACATATGCCGAATCATATCCTGCCGTTGCACGACATTGGCCAATTGCTAATCGAGCTGGAAAGAACCGCATGCTAAGTGAAATCCAAGCCAACCTGCTGATCGTCGATGATCTACCGGAAAACCTGCTAGCGCTTGAGGCATTGATCAAGCGTGAAGGCCGCACGGTCTTTAAAGCCCTGTCTGCTGATGAGGCACTTTCGCTGTTGCTGCAGCATGAGTTCGCTCTGGCCATTCTCGATGTGCAAATGCCAGGAATGAACGGCTTCGAACTGGCTGAGCTGATGCGCAGTACCGAGAGAACCAAAAATATTCCTATCGTGTTTGTCAGTGCCGCCGGTCGTGAGTTGAATTACGCATTCAAGGGCTACGAAAGTGGCGCGGTGGACTTTCTGCACAAACCGCTGGATATCCATGCGGTGAAGAGCAAGGTCAATGTATTTGTCGACCTTTATCGTCAACGCAAGGCGATGAAGCAGCAGGTCGAAGCCCTTGAACAGAGCCGCCACGAGCAGGAAGCTTTGCTTAAGCAGCTTCAGTCCACCCAGAACGAGCTTGAGCATGCAGTGCGCATGCGCGATGACTTCATGTCGGTTGTTTCTCACGAAGTGCGCACCCCGCTTAACGGGCTTATCCTGGAAACCCAGCTGCGCAAACTGCACTTGACCAAGGGCAACGTTGCTGCGTTTACCCTGGACAAACTGAGCGCCATGGTCGATCGCGATGAGCGGCAAATCAAGAGTTTGATTCGTTTGATCGAGGATATGCTGGATGTCTCACGCATTCGTACCGGTAAGCTGTCGATTCGTCCCAGTCGTTTCGATCTGGTGCAACTGGTCAGCAACCTTCTGGAGAGCTTCTCCGCGCAGATATCGAACGCTGAGTCGACGTTGTCTTTTACGGGCGAAGGGCCGGTCATAGGGACCTGGGATGAGTTTCGTATCGAGCAGGTGGTTGTGAACCTGCTGACCAACGCACTGCGCTATGGCTCTCATAACCCGATCGACGTGCGGGTGTATTGCGAAGGCGGGCAGGCGCGGGTGGATGTGCTTGATCACGGTATTGGTGTCAGCGAAGAAAACCAAAAACGAATTTTTCAGCAGTTTGAGCGGGTATCGGCCAATCATGTCATCGCCGGATTGGGCCTGGGTTTGTTTATTTCCGAGCAGATCGTCGCCGCCCATGGTGGGTCGATCAGCGTAGATAGCGAGGAGGGTAAGGGATCGTTGTTCAGGGTGAGCCTGCCGCTTTAAAAGCTGTTGGCAATTATCCGACGTACAGCGCAACCTACGCCGCGCGCCATGGTCGTAGTGGCAGCTATTTAGAGATATAAGGCACCCCATGAGCTCTGATGCAGAAGATGTCGTACTCATCGTCGAAGACGAACCGCTGATCCTGATGTTGCTCGCCGATTATCTATCGGGCGAGGGCTACCGGGTATTGAAAGCCGAAAATGGCGAACAGGCGTTTGAGATACTGGCGACCAAACCTCACCTGGATTTGATGATCACTGATTACCGCCTGCCGGGTGGTGTATCGGGGGTGATGATTGCTGACCCCGCGGTGAAGCTGCGACCTGAATTAAAGGTGATTTTCATCAGCGGCTACCCCGCCGAAATCCTGGAGTCCGGCAGCCCCATCGCTCTCAAGGCGCCAATCCTGGCCAAGCCGTTCACGATGGACAACCTGCATACGCAGATTAAAAAACTGCTGGCGTGATTGAGTGGTTGTGATGCTGGTATACCCAATTTCATTACGCCTCAACGGCCTCTTTGCGCGCTCGGACACCCATCCCGAAATACTCTAGTGTCTTCATCCTGCAGCATCGGATTGCTTTCTCCTGAACGATGTGGCGCTCCGCGCAGTACGCCTTGATCCTGGTGATTCGAACGGTCTGACTTCGCGCCGCCGAATGGGTTTTTGTCCTGCAAATGGCATAACCGCAGCCTTACGGCTGGTAACGCGTGCTTGTTATAGTCTGAGCACCATTACAACCAAAAAATGTGAGTATTTTCGAAGATGACAACCGTGTCCGATTACCAGGCTTTCCACGTCGAACTGACCGATAACATCGCTCACGTGCAGATTAATCGGCCGGAAAAGGTCAATTCAATGAACGCCGCGTTCTGGAGCGAAATCATTGATATTTTCCAGTGGATCGATGAAACGGATGAAGTGCGCGTCGTGGTCCTGAGTGGCGCTGGCAAACACTTCTCCTCGGGTATCGACTTGATGATGCTGGCATCGGTTGCCACTGAACTGGGCAAAGATGCGGGGCGAAATGCACGCTTGCTACGGCGCAAAATTCTGCAGCTTCAGGCCTCGTTCAATGCCGTGGACAGCTGTCGCAAACCGGTATTGGCGGCAGTTCAGGGATACTGCCTGGGCGGTGCCATCGATTTGATTGCAGCGTGTGATATGCGTTACGCCGCTGAAGATGCACAATTCTCGATCAAGGAAATCGACATGGGCATGGCGGCGGATGTGGGTACTTTGCAGCGCCTGCCGCGTATCATCGGCGACGGTATGCTGCGCGAACTGGCCTACACCGGGCGTACCATGGGTGCAGAAGAAGCGCGCAGCATCGGCCTGGTCAATCGCACGTTCGTCGACACGCAGAGCCTGCTTGACGGCGTGATGGCCATTGCTGGTGAAATTGCCAGTAAGTCGCCGATCGCTATTGCCGGGACCAAGGAAATGATCAGCTACATGCGTGACCATCGGATTGATGACGGCCTTGAATACGTCGCCACGTGGAACGCGGCAATGCTGCAATCAGCGGACCTTCGGTTGGCCATGGCCGCGCATATGAGCAAACAAAAAGCTGTCTTCGATAACTAAAGCATTCAATCATGAAGGCCGACTGGAACACTGAGCTGCAAGCGATCACCCAGACGTGCGCAAGCAGAGGAGATTATTCATGACACGCCCAAGGCGCTGGACAACGGCCGTACTGGATATCCAGGTCAGCGGCGGTTGGGCTGTGGTTCACAGTACCCAGGGATTTCTGCTCGACGGCAACGGCGTGATGTTCCCAAGGGAATGGCTCAAGCGTCAGGACTTGCCGTTGCTCAGCGAACACGGCATCGGCCATTTCGATGGTGAGCCGGTCTACCTGCTGGTGCTCAAACATCCGGTGGACGTCGAGGGTTGTACCTGGCAAGGCCTGCGTCAGTTCATGCTGGAAGGAGACTTCGACGTTTACAGAAAACTCGGCTATGCCGCACAGATAGGCACATGGGCGCGGGAGCATCGGTTCTGTGGCAGCTGTGGCCAAGCGATGCAGCAAGTGCCGGGTGAGCGTGCCATGTACTGCGAACACTGTGATTTGCGCCATTACCCGCGTATTTCGCCGAGCATGATCGTGCTGATCACTCGTGGCGATGAAATCCTGTTGGCACGCTCGCCGCGTTTTGTGCCGGGCGTCTACAGCACCCTGGCGGGGTTCGCTGAGCCTGGGGAGTCTGCGGAGGATTGCGTACGCCGCGAAGTGATGGAAGAGGTGCAGTTGGAGGTCAAGAACATCCAGTACATGGGCAGTCAGTGTTGGCCGTTCCCGCACTCGATGATGCTGGGCTTCCATGCCGAGTACGCGGGAGGCGAAATCGTTCCCCAACTGGATGAGATCGAAGATGCGCGCTGGTTCGACATCAATGATCTGCCGCCGTTACCGGCCCACCGCTCCATCGCGCGCTACTTGATCGATCTGTATCTGGCCAGGCGTTCAGGCGCCGCTGAACCAGTGTTGCCAGGCTAGGCGCACAGTCAGTCCCAGCACCACGATAATGAACACCGGGCGGATAAATTTTGCGCCGCCCTGAATCGCGGTACGAGCGCCAAAGAAGGCCCCGATCATCAGCGACGAACCCATGCTCAGGCCGATCAGCCAGTCTACCTGGCCAGAGAAGATGAACACTGACAGCGCCGCAGCATTGCTGACGAAGTTCATGCTGCGCGCCACACCGCTGGCCTTCACCAGATCCAGAGGGTAGAGCAGCAGACTGCTGACGGTCCAGAATGCACCCGTGCCCGGCCCGGCGACACCGTCATAAAATCCTAATCCCAGGCCTTGCGGCAGTTGCCACTTCTTCTTGATGGGCGCGTCGCTGTCCAGCGGTGCCTTGGGTGTGCCACCGAACAATAGGTAAAGGCCGCAACCGAACACAATCACCGGGAGCATCTGGTTGATCCACTCAGCGGGCAGGTAATGCGCAACCACCGCACCAATCGATGCCCCGACTGCCGTGCCAATCAACGCGTGAATCCATTGCTTGGGGTCGAACAGCTTGCGTCGGAAAAAGGTGTAGCTGGCCATCGCCGAACCGAAGGTCGAACTGAGTTTGTTGGTGCCAAGGACCAGATGCGGTGGGAGACCGGCAGTCATCAGGGCAGGGGTGGTCAACAAGCCACCACCACCGGCGATCGCATCAATGAACCCTGCGACAAAAGCAACGACTGCAAGAATGGCGAGGGTGGTCAGGTCAACACTGAGTTCAAAAGGCATGCGAGGGATCGACTTATACGGCTTGGGCAGAATGGCTGCTCCAGAAGGCGACCATTTTACGCATAACGGGTGATAAATCGATGTATCGGTTCGACCGCGCCAAGCCATTCGCGAATAAATTCGTTCCCACACAACGTGCAGGAAAAGCGCTTACAGCTCATCAATCCTGACCCAACGCTGCTCTGCCGCCGCCAGGCGAATAGCTGCGGCTAAACGTTCTACTTGCCAAGCCTCTTCGAAATCAGGCCCTTCATTGCCATGACCGCAGACCGCCTGAATCAATGCATGCACTTCCAGCGTCTTGAGTTCGTTGTACCCCAACTGATGCCCAGGTGCGGGACAGAAGACTGCATAACCGGGCAGTGTTGGTCCTGCGAGTATCCGCTGAAACCCGTCTTGCCCTGGGCGGTAAACCTGCAGCTCATTGAGTCGCTCCTGATCAAACGCAAGGGTGCCCCGTGTGCCGCTGATCTCGAAACTCAGGTGGTTTTTGTAGCCGTGCTTGAGCCAGCTGCTGCTGAACGTGCCGCGAGCGCCGTTGGCGAAGCGCAACAAGGCATGGGTCTGATCGTCGACGGCGATGGTGCGCTGTTCGCTGCTGCCCACGGCAACCGGACGTTGGGCGTGCACAGTATGAGAGTCGGCACATACCGCGTCGATGTCGCCGAGCAGGTGACGGGCCAGCGCCAGCAAATGGCTGCCCAGGTCTGCCAGCGCGCCCCCTGCGTGGGCAGCTTCACAGCGCCATGACCAAGGCGTTGCTGGATCCCCCATGAAATCTTCGCTGAACTCTCCCTGAAAGCCGATGATTTCGCCCAGCTCGCCGTCTGCGATCATCTGTCGCGCCAGACCGATGATGGGGTTGTGCTGGTAGTTGTAACCCACCCGCGTGACCACACCCGCAGCTTGGGCGGCTCGACGCATTTCACTCGCTTGACCGAGGCTGATCGCCAGGGGTTTTTCGCAATACACCGCTTTGCCGGCTGCCAGTGCCGCCATGGCCATGGGGTAGTGCAAGTGATTCGGTGTGGTGATCGCCACCAGGTGCACGCCGGGATCGTTGATCAATGATTGCCAGTCACCGTGAGCATGAGCGAAGCCCCAGTCGTTGGCGCATCGCTCGGCACGTGCGGCATCAGCATCGGCCAGTGCAGCGAGATGCACCTGCACGGGCAGTTGAAACGCGGCGCTCACATTGCGAAAGGCCAAGGCATGGGCACGCCCCATGAAGCCAGTGCCGATCAGGCCAATGCCCAGTGTGGGCAGAGCAGATGAGGGTACATAAGATTCGCGCATGACAAAGTCCGGTTAGAGTTGTTGTGCGGAAAATATATTCTTAAATCATTTTTTATGGAATATATATTCTTTTAGTGAGTCGTAAAAAAACAGCCCGAAGGCTGTTTTTTTCACCCGTACAGGAGAATCAGGACAGGTAACCACCGTCCACATTCAACGAAACACCGGTGGTGTAGCTGGATGCATCACTGGCCAGGTACAGAACGGCGCCAGCCATTTCGCTGGGTGCGGCCACACGCTTGAGCGGGATCTGCTCCAGCGCCATGTTCAGGATCGCATCGTTTTTGACCAGGGCCGAGGCGAATTTGGTGTCTGTCAGACCTGGCAGCAGGGCGTTGCAACGAATACCGAACGGCGCGCACTCCTTTGCGAACACTTTAGTCATGTTGATCACGGCCGCCTTGGTCACCGAATAGATGCCTTGGAACACGCCTGGCGAAATGCCATTGATCGAAGCGACGTTGATGATGCTGCCGCCGCCGTTTTCGCGCATCAGTTTGCCGGCTTCAATGGACATGAAGAAGTAACCGCGAATGTTAACGTCGACGGTTTTCTGGAATGCGCTCAGGTCCGTGTCCAGTACATTGCAGAATTGTGGATTGGTTGCAGCGTTATTGATCAGAATGTCCAGACGACCGAACTGTTCGCGAATCTGCGCGAACGCGTTATGGATCTGTTCCATCTCGCCGATGTGGCAGGCAATTGCAGTAGCCTTGCCGCCGTCAGCGATGATCGCGTCCGCGACGTGTTGGCAGCCATCGATCTTGCGGCTGGAGACAATGACGTGCGCGCCTTGTTGAGCCAGTAGCTTGGCGATGGCTTCACCAATGCCGCGGCTGGCACCGGAAACGAAAGCGATTTTGCCGTCGAGGTCGAACAGTTGGGTCTTGGACATGTTTTCTTCCTTATTGTGTCGCAATCAAAGGCTGGATTTATCGATCACTTGCAGGCTCATCTGCTCCAGCAGCTTGTTCATCTGAATGAACTGCGCGAAGCGTTTGTCCTGGGTCTGACCATGAAAAAAACGGTAGTAGATTTGTTGCACGATACCGGCCAGGCGGAACAAGCCATAGGTGTAGTAGAAGTCAAAATTGTCGATCTGGATGCCGGAGCGTTCAGCGTAGTAATCGACGAACTGACGGCGGGTCAGCATGCCGGGCGCATGGCTAGGCTGGCGGCGCATCAGTTGTACCGGTGCCGGGTCGCTGGCTTCGATCCAATAGGCCAAGGTGTTGCCCAGGTCCATCAACGGGTCGCCAATCGTGGTGAGCTCCCAATCCAGAACGCCGATGATTTTCATCGGGTTGGTCGGGTCGAGAATCACATTGTCGAAGCGATAGTCGTTGTGCACGATGCTGGACACGGGGTGATCAGCCGGCATCTTTTCCGTGAGCCAGGCCCTGACCGTCTCCCAACTCGGCGCATCCGGGGTCAGCGCTTTTTCGTAACGGTCGCCCCAACCACCAATCTGGCGTTTCACATAACCTTCGGGCCTGCCAAGGTCCGCCAGGCCGCACGCGGTGTAGTCGACCTGATGCAACTCGACCAGCGTGTCGATAAAGTTTTTACACAGGGCTTCGGTCTGTTGGGCGTCGAAGTTCAGTTCAGGCGGTAGATCAGAGCGCAGAATGATGCCGTTGACCCGCTCCATGACATAGAACTCAGAGCCGATCAGTGACTCGTCAGTGCAATGCACGTAAGCCTTTGGGCAATACGGAAAGCCGACATTCAACTGATTGAGAATGCGGTATTCGCGGCCCATGTCGTGCGCAGACTTGGCTTTGTGGCCAAAAGGCGGACGCCTCAGGACGAACTCCTGGTCCGGGTATTGGATCAGGTACGTCAGGTTCGAAGCACCGCCCGGAAACTGGCTGATCTCAGGCGAGCCCCTCAGGCCGGGAATATGCGCCTTGAGGTAGGGGTCGATGAGGCTGGCG includes:
- a CDS encoding response regulator, with protein sequence MNPPSSIDEQRFRKMLGRNISLPLGVGVLSAVFFISLITYLLTVIQWVEHTDRVINNANHSLRLSIDMETGMRGFLLTGDEHFLDPYEVAKPGVVAELKSLDQLVADNPQQLDRLRRLSALQDEWNDFAQEMITLRRKNGDYQSAIAAGRGKRLTDEIRSEYDQIVAIEQQLRITRNEDVTHTTILTVTLYLIFVVLISGFLAYIGRRDMFALSKSYLENLKLQENNAQRLQHVAWLRNGQSELAEQVLGQLTLNVLGRNVLQFFAQYLGSVVAAMYVRQEHGGFTRVASYGFSREQEQHEQSIYGGEGVIGQAALQDKIITLDDVPGDYFKVSSGLGDGSPRSVLIVPTSNDDQVNGVIELGFLRALTERDVEFLEVISDNIGTSIEAARYRQRLQDVLAGTQQLNEELQVQQEELKAANEELEQQSHILKESQSHLETQQAALEQTNEQLAEQGQALADQRDALDRNNEELNIAQVELEARAEELQRSSKYKSEFLANMSHELRTPLNSSLILAKLLAENPTENLTAEQVKFAESIYSAGNDLLNLINDILDISKVEAGKLDMRPETTSVARLVEGLRGMFQPMAADKKLDFQVELQAGAPTLLFTDRQRLEQVLKNLLSNAIKFTERGSVSLTVSRQPGEGITFTVRDTGIGIAEEHQESIFEAFRQADGTTNRRYGGTGLGLSISRDLAKLLGGSISVTSAPEQGSIFTLVVPEQYVEQVQLEYGEQPVAVAAPVMVMPPVIPVVVKVPTLPAIPDFADDRDKAPFSTRCMLVIEDEVSFAQILYDLAHELGYQCLVAHAADEGFNLAAQFIPDAILLDMRLPDHSGLTVLQRLKELAPTRHIPVHVISVEDRQEAAMHMGAIGYAVKPTTREELKDVFAKLEAKLTQKVKRILLVEDDALQRDSIARLIGDDDIEITAVGFAQDALDLLRDNVYDCMIIDLKLPDMLGNDLLKRMSTDDICSFPPVIVYTGRNLTRDEEAELLKYSRSIIIKGARSPERLLDEVTLFLHKVESKLSSERQKMLRTARSRDKVFEGRKILVVDDDVRNIFALTSALEHKGAVVEIARNGREAINKLNDVDDIDLVLMDVMMPEMDGYEATVEIRKDPRWRKLPIIAVTAKAMRDDQERCLQAGSNDYLAKPIDLDRLFSLIRVWLPKMERF
- a CDS encoding hybrid sensor histidine kinase/response regulator, with protein sequence MLSEIQANLLIVDDLPENLLALEALIKREGRTVFKALSADEALSLLLQHEFALAILDVQMPGMNGFELAELMRSTERTKNIPIVFVSAAGRELNYAFKGYESGAVDFLHKPLDIHAVKSKVNVFVDLYRQRKAMKQQVEALEQSRHEQEALLKQLQSTQNELEHAVRMRDDFMSVVSHEVRTPLNGLILETQLRKLHLTKGNVAAFTLDKLSAMVDRDERQIKSLIRLIEDMLDVSRIRTGKLSIRPSRFDLVQLVSNLLESFSAQISNAESTLSFTGEGPVIGTWDEFRIEQVVVNLLTNALRYGSHNPIDVRVYCEGGQARVDVLDHGIGVSEENQKRIFQQFERVSANHVIAGLGLGLFISEQIVAAHGGSISVDSEEGKGSLFRVSLPL
- a CDS encoding chemotaxis protein CheB encodes the protein MKIFSALTPGFALPIITVLHLLDERRSHLAEIFQRRLPITVKEVDDKEIIVPGTLYFAAPGYHVSVEEDFSLSLSREERIYHSRPSIDILFESAADAYGPRLAGVLLTGANQDGARGLAMIKHHGGFTVVQDPRLAHAPTMPEAALALHMPNHILPLHDIGQLLIELERTAC
- a CDS encoding response regulator, which encodes MSSDAEDVVLIVEDEPLILMLLADYLSGEGYRVLKAENGEQAFEILATKPHLDLMITDYRLPGGVSGVMIADPAVKLRPELKVIFISGYPAEILESGSPIALKAPILAKPFTMDNLHTQIKKLLA
- a CDS encoding protein-glutamate O-methyltransferase CheR; amino-acid sequence: MSLERNTEIELRLLMEAIYLKYSYDFRDYSGASVKRRVNHALRQFDCKTISALQERVLHDPLAFMQLLQFLTIPVSEMFRDPGHFLAIRQEVVPLLKTYPSIKIWIAGCSTGEEVYSMAILLREEGLLDRTIIYATDINPSSLEKAKMGIFSLENIRAYTENYQRAGGQRAFSDYYTAAYDHAIFDKTLRENVTFADHSLATDSVFSETQLISCRNVLIYFNKKLQDRAFGLFHDSLCHRGFLVLGSKETLDFSAYSKNFETFVKQERIYRKS
- a CDS encoding TSUP family transporter — protein: MPFELSVDLTTLAILAVVAFVAGFIDAIAGGGGLLTTPALMTAGLPPHLVLGTNKLSSTFGSAMASYTFFRRKLFDPKQWIHALIGTAVGASIGAVVAHYLPAEWINQMLPVIVFGCGLYLLFGGTPKAPLDSDAPIKKKWQLPQGLGLGFYDGVAGPGTGAFWTVSSLLLYPLDLVKASGVARSMNFVSNAAALSVFIFSGQVDWLIGLSMGSSLMIGAFFGARTAIQGGAKFIRPVFIIVVLGLTVRLAWQHWFSGA
- the nudC gene encoding NAD(+) diphosphatase encodes the protein MTRPRRWTTAVLDIQVSGGWAVVHSTQGFLLDGNGVMFPREWLKRQDLPLLSEHGIGHFDGEPVYLLVLKHPVDVEGCTWQGLRQFMLEGDFDVYRKLGYAAQIGTWAREHRFCGSCGQAMQQVPGERAMYCEHCDLRHYPRISPSMIVLITRGDEILLARSPRFVPGVYSTLAGFAEPGESAEDCVRREVMEEVQLEVKNIQYMGSQCWPFPHSMMLGFHAEYAGGEIVPQLDEIEDARWFDINDLPPLPAHRSIARYLIDLYLARRSGAAEPVLPG
- a CDS encoding crotonase/enoyl-CoA hydratase family protein, giving the protein MSDYQAFHVELTDNIAHVQINRPEKVNSMNAAFWSEIIDIFQWIDETDEVRVVVLSGAGKHFSSGIDLMMLASVATELGKDAGRNARLLRRKILQLQASFNAVDSCRKPVLAAVQGYCLGGAIDLIAACDMRYAAEDAQFSIKEIDMGMAADVGTLQRLPRIIGDGMLRELAYTGRTMGAEEARSIGLVNRTFVDTQSLLDGVMAIAGEIASKSPIAIAGTKEMISYMRDHRIDDGLEYVATWNAAMLQSADLRLAMAAHMSKQKAVFDN